The genomic segment TGTTTTTTGGATGTTAGAATGAGTTTTAGTTAATTAGTTAACCCCATCATTCTCTATTTAGAATATGTTAGAATATGTTTTTTGGATGTGTTGATTTGTTTGCAATTGTTTGGCGTAGCACCATTCATAAGTTAGAATGCTTATATTGGAGGAATTGtaggttttgtttgtgtttatgTTTTGTTCATTGTTTCTTTTGTAAATTGTTCCTTTGTTGAATTTATCATGTTTAGGTGTTGTGTTGTAAATTTTGTTCATTTTGAtggattaaaagtgttttgggGAATTTTGATGGATTGATGAAATCAAGTAGGAGATGGTTATGATAAGCATTTTTGGTTTGTAGAATGTGGCTAATTTGATTTAGCTATATGGTGTTGGTTAACTAGGCAATTTGCTTAAGTTTGGATAGTTATgctattgttaattttattttagtatgagtttttgggttttcttgttttcaattagttgtggctattgtcaatatttgcaggtttgaaaAGTTTGGGTAGTCTCCAGTATAGGAAAGGTGCTGCCGAATTATTTTTACAatcgaatttaattatataattattcgtataaaattgtgtagatgcgtagaacgaaaTCAACAACTTGTCGTTCACATATGGTCAcaactagttcttctagcagtgaGGATGACATATCCTTAGGTGCCAATCAAGAAAAGGCACCTACGCCGTTTTACAATGCAGAGGCGGCATGCCTTCGCAGCGGAATGAATTCACCTGCAAGTACTAGGCATTGTGGAAGGacaacctttcaatgtaagtttgttttggtcttaatttttttttattataacataatttatgaacaactaatcaatatttcattaatttaatttatttccaggttcacaaacattgaggctacCCAAGTAATATCACCGGcatttaaatcgtcgatggagattccattattttaATGGAGTCAAATATCTAGGCACCCTGGATGGAtacctcaaatcaatgcatggtttgacagatttgaggttggtgttaatttctaatttctagcttatttctaataaattattaatataattgtaaataaattattatttttatttaaaattaattatttatacacatgaCAAATTCAGCTGGGACAGTGCGCATtacactgttgtgaggagggtgtagGAAAATCACGCAGCAACTAGGTAatatcgaaaacaatacaatatttttttagaaaactttatgtttcaaaatctaatttctcgctatggaagtaggttgcgtgatttttggtatcaagcacaaaaaaaggaaaaaaaaacgcaAGAGATAACGGTCTCCAAGGTTGGAACAATGTGGCAGTTtagagggatttcaaaccgctATACATCctggaagatatatggccgcaatAGAGCACGTGATGTCTGAGCGATTCACACAACGCTAATAGTCCGGTGCTCGCAACCGGAACCGACCAATTTATGGCTAGGTGACAACGCACACCGGCGACTCCATttcgtttgctgcacatgccaaacggatggtaagattaatttaaatggaatatatcgttaaataatttattgttacttaattaatttttttccttataggctatgtctcttggacgtgagccgagcccaatggagctgtttgttgagaccatagttttgaaatctgaCCCGGTCATCGACCCGGTCAAGTGATCGGGTCACtggtcagatgggttgacccgggtcaacaaaaaaaaacacctataaaaaaacacttacataaaccaaatttaaattataaaccaacaacataaatttaattcaatattcaaaacacaaacaaaatataaattataaaatatttaaaacaaaacatccaatcacataaattctaaaatattttaaacaaaacatccaacaacataaattctaaatcaacaacACATTCACTTTTGTTGAATGAACACATTAAGTTCTTCTGTGTCCATAGGAGCAAAATTTGGATTAAATGTCGATGGAATTGAGCCAATCTCGTCAACACCTAATAAATCATCAGCATGCTCCTTTGAAACTTCATCGTCACAATCATcttcaatatcattaacatttatgacatctacatttcaaacacaattaataaataaatattatgtgttaaacaaaactttattttaaataatatttatcactaaaTAATCAATCATTAATTACCATCATCTAAAGTATCTTGTATGGTCATAATTGATAGAGCTTAGTGAAAACTCTCTGCTTCTTCAGTTGTCAAGATTGACGGGTCATCTTCTACTATCCAATTTTCAATGTCACAAATTGTCTCAACATTAATTGGatcataatttcatcatttctaataattcctatatattaaaagtgaagatAAGCACAATATAAGTATTAATAATGTtactaaacaagataaaataatatttaaggaattagagaaaagaaaaatacttttgtttCAATCTTAGATTGCAATGGATGTAAACAAGGTCATTAAGCCTTTGGTGCTCCAATCTATTTCTCTTATTGGAATGAATATGTTCAAACATACTCCAATTTCTTTCACATTTCGAAGAACTACAAGTTTGACTTAACACTCGTATAGCCAACTATTGTAGATTTAGAGCGCTGGTTCCATATGTCATCCACcattcatctatacaaaaaaataataagtaaaagGAGACtatgtcaaataatatttttaaatataaaaattatatacctGGAGGCATAAGGGTGCGATTATTTATTGCAGACACTCGACCAAAGTCATGTTTAGCATTCCTAAACAACTTCATCTCACTTGTAATCTTACTTTGCAATGATAGATTTCCATGTGCATACTTCTCAAGAACATCTAGAAGTCCAGAAATGGTGCTCATATGTTTATCCATTATATTTGCATCATATTGAAATCGAGGATTCAACCAAAATGCCACTGCATAAAGATTTCTATAAAATTGTCCATCCCACTGATTACTAATAATGTCTATGAAAGGTTTCACTCTAGCCTTTCTCTTTTGAAATCTCctcatcatttcttcttttgcatGATGAATAGCATCATACAAATATCCCATCGAAGGTCTATCATCACCATCAACCATTCGTAGAACTCGAATTAAAGGCTCACTCATTCGCACAATTATTGCACATTCTTCCCAAAACAGAGAGTCTAGCACACTCTcaacaaatttttttcctttgctatCTTTATCATAAGCAGATGAGACCCATTCCCTAGATGTCACCATAGCTCTCAACTCATCTTTGTGAGCTAAAATGCTTTGCAATGCAATGAAATTGGTAGCAAAACGAGTAGGAGCTGGATGAAGTATTTCTTTTCCTCCAATGAACTTCCTCATCAAATACAATGGATAACAATGATTATAAATATACTTTGTGATACCAGAAGCATGCTCAACAACACAACAAACTGACTGCAATTTACCAATGTCCTGGAGTATGAGGTTGATGCAATGAGCAGCACAAGGAGaccaaaatattgaaggaaattCTTCCATCAATAACTTGCCAGTAGCAACATAATTTGCAGCATTATCAGTCACCATATACATAATGTTTTCTACCCCAACATACAAAACAATCTCTCTAAACAACTGATATAACAATCTAGCAGTCTTTGAGACATCTGAATACACTGAATACAATGGGAAATTAACAATGACAGCCCCATGGTTTTCATTCAATACAAAAGAATTAACAATGTAATTGACACAATACAGATTCAACACAATACACTGAATACAATGGGAGCAATGCTATTCGTGGAACTTTTATgagatttcagaatttttaattttctttcatttccttatttttttctattgaaggGTTTCTTAGACCTTGTTTTATTGCAATATTTAACTTGATTTCCTACAAAATATTTCCCTTTTAAACTCTAACAGAATTACAAAAATGTTAGTATTGATCATTTGAGTTTAATTCTTTTCTTGGAAAATAAGAAATAGCTAAAGACACACAGGACTTAAACCTCACGACAATTtttgtatccttatttttcttagaaaaaatacGTAGACAGAAAAAAGGATGTAGGCCATTgggatatttaataaaaatatgcttTCAAGATCACTGGATTTTGACATTGAAATGGCTTAAAGAACACCACGGATTCATTTGAACTAATACTACTCTGACAGTATTATTCTGTAAAACTAACAGTCGGCATTTTTATCCACAACTCCACATAACatgtattgaatttttttggggttttcttttatatgaaaatgGCTAAAAATAGCTAGTAATATACTAAATCATGTGAGCTAAAAACCGTGGACAAAAACTAATCTATAAAGATCAAGATTCAAGCTTTAACCATGTAATTAATTGCTTTTGATCAAACAAGCAAAACCCAGATTGTGTTTTCAATTTAAGAATCCTTATGTCCATGAAATAAAACACATGCCTTTGACTAGATATGGGTTAGTTCATAGTCCTTGCACTCACACACActcttttatgatttaaaattccCAAGTCTAACAATGATATGAgacaaaaagaatgaaagaaagagtAGCTGCAATACTAATCGGAAGAGGCAGCAAGTGCAATAGGCCGGGACACGGAGGTTGAAGGAAGAGAAAAGGTAGCAGCAGGAAGCAGCGGGAAGTCCTCTGCTCCTCTGTCAAGATGTCCTTTGCGATCAGCTGGATTTTAATTAGGTATGCAAATTGTAACAGATAATGCTTTGTCCTTCTTCAGTCTTTAGTCTTCAGCGTTTCGGccttttaaaaggccaaaacaatgttgtttaatAACtggcaataacaaaaaaattgaccgGGTCTCACCTGGGTTTGACCGGGTggaccgggtcccgggtcgacccgtcgGGTCGACCGGTTTTCCCCGAGCCAATTTCCATCCAGGTTTTTGCCTCCACTCGGACTGGTCCCAGGCTCGGGTTGgtcgggtcccgggtcgacccgtcgGGCCGGTCTGGGTTTTAAAACACTGGttgagacgcacgtgcggagtcaacaCCGCCAAAAAGAGGCGCAACAGTTCGATGACAACCACGCTCAACACTTTTgttatgtttgttcaaccattttatttcataagttattatttttattgaattgaatatgatgatttcttttttcattttcaggagacctataatagccggttgagggagagatatgaggACGATCTTTCGACCCATCCGGATTTTGATCAGGAATTGTGGATGGAGGTAGGATCGTCCGGTGGACCCAATAAAAATCAGGTGTACgtgctctccaacactacgaccAAGAACTTGCGAGTggcccgtagtgtctcaaccgcGCGTTGGGAGCTCCaaatcagtatcgagcacccaatCTGAGGATATCATGGCCTTAAAACAACACACGGCTCATCTCATCGAGAAATACGAGCAACTCTTGACGCATTATGAACAATTCCGCCAAATGATCATAAACATGACTGGACAGAGTGGTGATACATGTGCGCcccctttttggccgtataacaaccaacctcctcctcctccagttCTGCCATTGtgctaatttaatattttttttgaaacacattcaatttataatgaatattattttaactttatttcattgtttttgatgtttaataaaattttatttgcataattggtttttttactattaatttatataattttatattatttattctaaataataattttttttaaaacacccaCTAAGGGATTTACAGACGGAATATACCCGTCGACATTTGACAGAGAGCAGGAAATGCCACCATCccgatgaatttacagacggaatgtatccgtcggcatttcacagagtgGTGGAAATGCCACACTCACCGACAATTTTACAGAGGGATACCATCCGTCAACATTTAACCGAGagctgaaaaatatttattggatATGCCATTATCATCAACGGAATAAATCTATCGGCGAGAATTTTTTTAGCGCAATTTCcctctgtaaaaccatcggtaatatattttttttactgacagACTTAGTGACGGAATCTGGTATTACCAACAAACGATAAGCCAACGGATATTTTCCATCGGCGATTTAGTCGGTAAAAAAATTACTGACGAACTCTGAATCACAGACCGACGGAatatgtccgtcggtaaaactgtgaaatcttgtaatGACTTGATGGGTTGACTCATAACACCCAATACTCAAGACGAGTTTCAagttaaaccaaaaaaacattgatCAAAGAATATCTAGTTGATTCAGTTAAGTTTTTagttattcattttatttgatcaaaCCCAACTAAACTCAATTTGATcgatactataaaaaaataaaacaaaatgttattgttttaattgatttgatttgaataaaCCGAATAACTCAGTCATccaagagttttttaaaaatatcaagtatGAAAACTATGAATGCAATGCAAAACAAATGCATGAAACCCATCAATAATTAATGggtatattatttgttttttggataGCAAGAGAAAGCTCATAATTCCATCACCAGGTATTGTAATTTGTAAatcagaaattttaaaaataaactagaaaggTGGCCTAGTTTTAACAAGGAATATGTGTGCAGAAACTAGTGTCAAAATACTTGGAAAATCTAGATAAAACAGAAACAGAGAACTTTGTTTTTGGAACCTCCCTCTGGTGAGTTCCACTCCTTTTCTTATCTATTCATTTCCATATCAAATGTTCATGAGATGACAAACTTGTTGTACTTGTCTATGTAGATGATTTAATCATCACTAGGAATAATAGAGATTCTATAGCAAAATTGAAGAAGGATCTGTAGAAGCAATTCTCAATTAAAGATCTTGGTAAACTAAAAGACTTCTTAGGGATTGAAATGACAACTTCTAGCAAAGGTTTCTTTCTAAATCAACAAAAGTATATCCTGGATTTGTTACAAGAAGCTGAAACGCTACATGCTAAGCCAGCCATTACTACCCTGGACAATAAGATCAAATTGGACTCCTCAAGCAAACCTTTCACATCATTCACCACTTATCAAAGGATTGTTGGCAAATTAATTTACATAACAATTACTATATAGGATATTACCTTTGCCATCAATTTATTAAGCCCATACATGCATGCTCCAGCAGTTCAACAACTTGGCAGTATGAAATGCATTTTGTGATATTTGAAAGGGATTGTTGGCCACTAGATTGTTATGAAACACAATGGGCACACAAATATATGGGCTACACGTACTCATATTAGGCAGGCAATGCACTAGATA from the Populus nigra chromosome 1, ddPopNigr1.1, whole genome shotgun sequence genome contains:
- the LOC133677586 gene encoding uncharacterized protein LOC133677586 translates to MVTDNAANYVATGKLLMEEFPSIFWSPCAAHCINLILQDIGKLQSVCCVVEHASGITKYIYNHCYPLYLMRKFIGGKEILHPAPTRFATNFIALQSILAHKDELRAMVTSREWVSSAYDKDSKGKKFVESVLDSLFWEECAIIVRMSEPLIRVLRMVDGDDRPSMGYLYDAIHHAKEEMMRRFQKRKARVKPFIDIISNQWDGQFYRNLYAVAFWLNPRFQYDANIMDKHMSTISGLLDVLEKYAHGNLSLQSKITSEMKLFRNAKHDFGRVSAINNRTLMPPDDCDDEVSKEHADDLLGVDEIGSIPSTFNPNFAPMDTEELNVFIQQK